The genomic region CCGCCTCAAGGCAACTGCGCAAATTACGAGCAATCTCAACCGCCTGCGGCGTATCCCCATGCAGGCAGATTGTATCAATTTGTGTGGGGATGCGGGTTCCATCTTCGGCAATAATCGCGGCCTCCTGCAACATCGCCAAAATGCGTGCCGCGACCTGCTCTGGATCATGGATCACCGCGCCTGCAATTTTGCGATCTTGCAGGCGGGCACTTGGCAAATAGGCCCGATCCGCAAAAATCTCGCGCGCGATTGGGGCACCGATGGCAAGGGCGGCTTCTTCCTGCTCTGTGCAAGCAATCACCATGACGATCAGGTCAGGATCCGCCCGCAACGCCCCTTCATAGGCGGCGCGTGCAAGGGCCGCATCATCAGCGGCCATGTTGGCCAAGGCCCCATGCAATTTGACATGGCGCAAGCGCCCCCCCGCCGCGCGCGCCATCGCTATGGCAGCGCCTGTTTGATAGGTCACCATATTGGCCACCTCTGCATAGCTCATCTGCATTGGGCGCCGTCCAAACCCTTGCAAATCAGGAAACCCCGGATGCGCGCCTAGGCCCACGCCACGCGCCACTGCGGCTGACATAGATTTTAGCATCTGATCGGGATCGCCCGCGTGAAAGCCGCAGGCGATATTGGCCGATGAAATCACATCCATCATCGCCGCATCAGCGCCCATGGGCCAAGGGCCAAAACCTTCGCCCAAATCGGCATTTAGATCGACCTTCATCCCTCGTCCTCCCCTGCGGTAACACCGCTGATCAATTGCATTGCCAAAAGATCACCCGCCTCGCGCGGGTCACGCAAAACTGGCTTACACATGGCCCCAAGTTGTGCGCGCGCAGCCTGTGCGGCGCGCTCAATCTCTACCGCCTCGCCATGGCTGATCATTTGAAACATGACCTCGGCCCCGCTTGAGAGTTGCGCCAAGCGCGGCAAATCACAAGGCAGAACCTGCGCGATCCGTGGATAGCCCCCTGTCGTCTGGCTTTCGGCCATCAAAACATAAGGTGTTCCATCGCCTGTGATCTGGATATCCCCCTCCATCACAATATCAGAAAGAATATTGCGCGCTGCCTCAGGGGCGAAATTGGGCGCATCGGGCGCAGCCAAGCGCACCCCCATCCGATTGCTGCGCGGGTCGCGCGTGAAACTTGTATTTTGGAACGCCGCCAATAGATCAGCCCCGAACATATCACTTTGTAGGGTTGGCAAAATGCGAATGACACCGCCTGCACTGCGATCTGCCACATCTAGGGACAGGCCTGCGCGGGTCGCGGAGGATGGGCCAAAGGGCAGTTCCGCCCCCTCACGAATTGCCGCGCGCAGACCTGCGGCCAAATGCGTTCCGCGCCCCTGCAAGATCAATGGCGGCTCAAATCCGCCTGATATGTGCAGATACCCATAAACACCGCGCATGACGGGCCCGATGTTCAGTTTCGCGCCCGCAGGCACAGCATGGGTCGCGTTCCATGCCAAAGCACGCCCATCCAAATCCGCGCGCATCTCGGCGCCCGTCAGTGCAATGACGCAGTCGCGGGTCGCACTAAAGACACCCCCGAACCCTGCCATCTCTAACGCCGCAAGGTTGGGTGATTGCCCTAACAAGGCCGCGCCTTCTGCCATCGCCAACATATCTATCGCCCCGCCGCGCGACACACCTTGTGCGACATAGCCGTGCCACCCCAAATCCTGCACAGTCACGGCAGGCCCTGCTTGGTGAACAAGAAACGTTGCCGTCATGGCAACGCCCGCCGCACAGCACCGCCATATGGCGCGGCGGCGCATGACGTCTCAAATTCTGCCTCAGAAACAGGCCGAAGTGCAATTTCGTCTCCCGCTCGCAACATGAAGGCGGGGTCACGCGCGGGGTCAAACAGGCTAAGACCCGTTTGACCAATATGCAGCCAGCCCGTTGGCGATGGCACAGAAAACAGAACAATCTGGCGGATTGCTGCAACCAACGCCCCTTTTGGCACCTGCGGATTTAGGGTTGCCTGTCTGGGGAAATTCCAATTGGGTGGCAACTCTCCCAAATAGGGCTGTGACGGCGCAAACCCGATTGCCTGAACCCGAAGCGGGGTTGCACACAACTCTGCAACCGCCTCAGCCTGACTGACACCTGCGAGCGAACAAGCCTGTTCGAATTCTGGGCCATATGCACCGCCAAAACAGGCAGGCACCTCCCAAACTGTGCGCCCCTGAGGCAGGGATGCAGCATACCAATCGCGCTGCGTAAGAGCCGCCGCGAGATCCGCGCGGAGTGCTTCAGGGGATACAAGCAGGGGATCATACCGCAAAAGAACGGATTGCAGGGCGGTTGAGACCTCCAAAACCCCCGCCAGACCTGCCGCTGTCACCTCAGCAGCAAAGGCAAGGCTTGCGCGATTGCCTGCTTCGTTCAATTGATCGCCAAAGCGCACAACCAGTCCAGCATAACCCGTCTGGCAAATCTCGGGGAATTTTGGAGGTTTTGCGGCTTGCGCGTTCACGGGAACCTGAACCTTTCTAATTGCCACCCCAATGGTGATTAGGGTGGCATGAAAAAGGCAGCGCTTTCAACAGGCGCTTACAGCGTGGGCTTGTTTTGCAACAACTGCAAAAGATCGGCCATTTCAGGCCCACGCTCGCGCCCTGTCACAGCTTTGCGCAGCGGCATGAAAAGGGATTTCCCCTTGCGTCCCGTGGCCTCTTTCACCGCGTTCGTCCAATTCGACCATGCCTCTGGCCCGTAGGGTGGCTCAGGCAGCAGGGCGAGGGCCTCGGTGATGAATGCTTGATCCTCTGCGTCAACCAATGGGGCCGCACCATCACGGCACAGCTGCCACCAACCCGCCAGATCATGCAGCGTGGTGATGTTTTCACGCGTCACCTGCCAGAATAGGGGCGCGAGATCATCTGGCACCCCCGCAGCCCGCACCGCATCTGCCACCACGCTTAAATCTTGCGCCGCCAGAATGCGTGCGGTCAGCGGATATAAATCATCAACATCAAATTTTGTGGGGGCCGCGCCGAAATGCGCCAAATCAAATCCAGCAGCCAAGTCATCAAGACTGCTTGCAATCTCAACAGGTTGGGAGGATCCAAGCCGCGCCATCAAAGACAACAACGCCATAGGATGCACCCCTGCCGCACGCAAATCGCGCAAGGCCAAGGTGCCAAGGCGTTTCGATAACGCCTCACCCTGCGGGCCTGTCAAAAGTGAATGATGCGCGAAGTTGGGCGCAGCAAAGCCAAGGGCCGCCATAATCTGGATTTGTGTCGCTGTGTTGGTCACATGATCCGACCCGCGCACGACATGGGTGATACCCATATCTGTGTCATCGACCACCGAGGCCAATGTATACAAAAACTGCCCATCCTGACGGATCAAAACAGGGTCAGACAGGCTGGCCGCGTCAATCGACAAATCGCCCAAAATACCATCCGTCCACTCGATCCGTTCTTGATCAAGCAAGAACCGCCAAACGCCCATACCACGCTCGGCGCGCAACGCATCGCGCTCGGTTTCGCTCAATTTAAGCGCAGCGCGATCATAGACGGGCGGCTGCCCCATATTCAGTTGCTTTTTGCGCTTAAGGTCGAGTTCTGTGGGCGTTTCAAACGCCTCGTAAAATCGTCCTTTGTCGCGCAAATCTTGGGCCGCGGCCTCGTATCGATCAAGCCGCGCCGATTGGCGCTCCTCTTGATCCCAAGTCAGGCCCAGCCACTCTAAATCTTCGCGGATCGCATCCGCATATTCCTGCTTTGAGCGTTCGGGATCCGTATCATCAAGGCGCAAAATAAATTTGCCGCCTGTGCGCCGCGCAATGAGGTGATTGAACAAAGCCGTGCGCAGGTTGCCAACGTGCAAATAGCCAGTTGGGGACGGCGCGAAACGGGTGACTGTTGTCATGCTCAAAACCTCCTGTGTTTCAAGCGCCCCGTGTTTCACAGCCCATCAGATTTGTCCATATCGCTGCGGGTGAGATGTTGCGAAATCCCATTAGCGAAAGCTTGGCCCGTGACACCACAAGGTCAGCGAATGGCGCGTGCCTTTGGTGACGGGCGTCACCCGATGCAACATGAAAGACGGAAACATGACCGCATCCCCACGCCCGCGCGCGGCAGTCACAGTGTGGTTGCTTGGCATGATCTGCAAATCCCCCCCCTGATATCCCGCACCTGCATCAAGTTGGATGACAATGGTTAATTTTCGCCGCGCGGCCAATCGGCCATCCCCAATATCGGAATGCCAATCGAAATGGCCTTCGCGGCTGCTGTCATATCGGGCAACCTGTGGGCTTTCGGAAAAATCGGTGATGTCGAAATCAAACATCTCACGATTGGCCACGCGCACCAGATCAATCGCGCGCTCGGTCACCCATTCGCATCCCTCGACCTCGTCCAACCAAACCAGATCCGCACGGCGCACATTATGGTGCTGCGCTTGTCCCACTAGTTTCGCATCGCGGGTGGGGGTAGCCGCGATCTGATCCAAAATACGCAGACATTCAGCCTCGGTGAATGCCGCGGGGGCAGCATAAACATCAATCATGTCAGAAACCCATCGCACCACCCTGCCCGATCCCAATGATCGGCAGGCGGCACCACTAAGCTATGTGCAAAATCCTACGGGTTTGGGAAGCCCCAAAATGATCCTCACAATTGATCAAGCCGCGCCAAATTGGCCTCGGCTGTCTCAAGGGTTGCGGCGCGTGTATCCGCATCCATCTTCGCCCAAACGCGATACATTTGCGCCATACGCGGATTTTTTGCGAATTTTTCTTCGTTTCGGATCAGGAAATGCCAATACAACGCATTAAACGGGCAGGCTTGCGTCCCAATTTTTTCTTTCACCTTATAGGCGCAACGCCCACAATGATTTGACATCTTATGGATATAATTGCCGCCCGAGACATATGGTTTTGAGGCCACAATGCCGCCATCGGCGAATTGGCTCATCCCAATCACATTGGGGGCTTCGACCCATTCAAAGGCATCGGCATAAACCGCCAGATACCATTCATGCACCTCTTTGGGATCAACCCCCACAAGAAGCGCAAAATTCCCCGTCACCATCAAGCGTTGGATATGGTGCGAATAGGCATGGTCACGCGTTTGCAGGATCGCATCCCGCAGACAGGCCATATCCGTGTCGCCCGACCAGTAAAACGCAGGCAAGCTGCGGCTATGCCCAAGCGCGTTGCGCGATGTGTAATCTGGCCCCTCAAGGAAATAAATGCCGCGAATGTATTCACGCCATCCAATAATCTGGCGAATGAACCCCTCGACCGAATTTAGGGGCGCCGCTCCTGTGCGGTAGGCGGCCTCAGCCGCCTCGCAAATCTCGCGCCAATTCAACAGCCCAATGTTCAAATACATCGACAAGATCGAATGGTTCAGAAACGCCTCACCCTGCACCATTGCATCTTGATACCGCCCAAAATCGGGGAGGCGGTTCTGGATGAAATCCTCTAACGCGACCAAAGCCTCGGCGCGGGTTGTCGCGAACCAAAAGGGGCGCAAGCGGCCAAAATGTGCGCCAAATCGCGCCTCAACCAGATCAAGCACCTCAAGGACGGTTTCATCTGGTTCAAATTGCGGGGGCATGCGATTGGATAGCCCCTCCTTTGGCGGTTCGCGATTGTCATGGTCGAAGTTCCATTTCCCCCCTTCAGGGTGATCACCCGCCATCAAAATCCCTGTTTTGCGGCGCATTTCGCGGTAAAAAAACTCCATCCGCAATTCTTTACGCCCTTCGGCCCAATCGGCGAATTCTGAGGCATGGCACAAAAAACGATCATCAGGGAATTGATGAACCGGGATTGGGCAATCTTCCAAGGCGGCAATCACACGCCATTCGGCAGGGGCTGTGGCAATCGCCTCTTGTGCGCCCGTTTCAGCAGCGCGGCGGATAACTTCACCCACCAAGGATTGCGCATTTTGCGCATCGTCAAGGCGGGTATATGCGACAGTCCACCCATCATTCCGCAATTCTTGCGCGAATTTGCGCATTGCGGCAAAGATCAGGGCAATTTTTTTGGGATGATGCGGCACATAGCTCGCTTCATCCCACACTTCAGCCATGACCACGATGTCGCGGGATTTATCTGCTTCGCGCAACGCGGCTATAGCGTGACTTAATTGATCCCCTAAAACGAGGATCAAGCGGGGCGGGAAATTTACCATGGCACAGGCTCGCCTTTCCAATCGAAGAACTGACCTGTTTGCGCGGGGCCGATCCCTGCCAAAACACGCGCGATATTCGCGGCGGCCTCCTCGGGCGCAACGGCGGGATGGCGCCCAAGATAGTTTTCGGTGAATTTTGTGCGCACCGTGCCAGGATGTAGGGCAATCAAGGCCGCGCCTTTGTGACTGCGCGCCAATTCAATCGCCCCTGTCCGCACGATCTGATTGACCGCAGCCTTTGCCGCCCGATAGCCATACCACCCGCCCGCGCGGTTATCCCCGATCGATCCCACCCGCGCGGACAAGACGGCACAGACGCCCGCGCCCTGCCGATCCATCAAGCGCGGCACATGGCGCAAGATCAAAGCGGGGCCAATGGCGTTGATCGCAAATTGCCGCGCAAGCGCGTCTGCATTGATGTGGCTTAAAGATTTCTCAGGGCCTTTGCCGTCAATCTCAAGCGCCCCTGTAGCGACAATGACCAAATCAAATGGGCCAGTTTGCGCCACCAAATGGGCCTCGACTGTGGCGGGCACGGTCAGATCAAAGCCGTCCTCGCGGCGCGACAAGCTAGACACCTCAGCACCGCTTTCGCGGTAATGGTTAACCATTGCACGCCCGATGCCTCCTGATGCGCCCACAATGAGAACGCGCTGAAATCTATTCTCTGTCATAGGGCGTGATGTAGGGGGCGGCGCAGGCGGGGCAAGTTTGACATTGGGGTGAAAAAGGGGGTTTTCATCCCTGATCTTGCGCGGCATAG from Rhodobacterales bacterium HKCCA1288 harbors:
- a CDS encoding SDR family NAD(P)-dependent oxidoreductase, whose product is MTENRFQRVLIVGASGGIGRAMVNHYRESGAEVSSLSRREDGFDLTVPATVEAHLVAQTGPFDLVIVATGALEIDGKGPEKSLSHINADALARQFAINAIGPALILRHVPRLMDRQGAGVCAVLSARVGSIGDNRAGGWYGYRAAKAAVNQIVRTGAIELARSHKGAALIALHPGTVRTKFTENYLGRHPAVAPEEAAANIARVLAGIGPAQTGQFFDWKGEPVPW
- a CDS encoding biotin-dependent carboxyltransferase family protein — encoded protein: MTATFLVHQAGPAVTVQDLGWHGYVAQGVSRGGAIDMLAMAEGAALLGQSPNLAALEMAGFGGVFSATRDCVIALTGAEMRADLDGRALAWNATHAVPAGAKLNIGPVMRGVYGYLHISGGFEPPLILQGRGTHLAAGLRAAIREGAELPFGPSSATRAGLSLDVADRSAGGVIRILPTLQSDMFGADLLAAFQNTSFTRDPRSNRMGVRLAAPDAPNFAPEAARNILSDIVMEGDIQITGDGTPYVLMAESQTTGGYPRIAQVLPCDLPRLAQLSSGAEVMFQMISHGEAVEIERAAQAARAQLGAMCKPVLRDPREAGDLLAMQLISGVTAGEDEG
- a CDS encoding LamB/YcsF family protein translates to MKVDLNADLGEGFGPWPMGADAAMMDVISSANIACGFHAGDPDQMLKSMSAAVARGVGLGAHPGFPDLQGFGRRPMQMSYAEVANMVTYQTGAAIAMARAAGGRLRHVKLHGALANMAADDAALARAAYEGALRADPDLIVMVIACTEQEEAALAIGAPIAREIFADRAYLPSARLQDRKIAGAVIHDPEQVAARILAMLQEAAIIAEDGTRIPTQIDTICLHGDTPQAVEIARNLRSCLEAEKIQIGQF
- a CDS encoding carboxyltransferase domain-containing protein; amino-acid sequence: MNAQAAKPPKFPEICQTGYAGLVVRFGDQLNEAGNRASLAFAAEVTAAGLAGVLEVSTALQSVLLRYDPLLVSPEALRADLAAALTQRDWYAASLPQGRTVWEVPACFGGAYGPEFEQACSLAGVSQAEAVAELCATPLRVQAIGFAPSQPYLGELPPNWNFPRQATLNPQVPKGALVAAIRQIVLFSVPSPTGWLHIGQTGLSLFDPARDPAFMLRAGDEIALRPVSEAEFETSCAAAPYGGAVRRALP
- a CDS encoding cryptochrome/photolyase family protein, encoding MVNFPPRLILVLGDQLSHAIAALREADKSRDIVVMAEVWDEASYVPHHPKKIALIFAAMRKFAQELRNDGWTVAYTRLDDAQNAQSLVGEVIRRAAETGAQEAIATAPAEWRVIAALEDCPIPVHQFPDDRFLCHASEFADWAEGRKELRMEFFYREMRRKTGILMAGDHPEGGKWNFDHDNREPPKEGLSNRMPPQFEPDETVLEVLDLVEARFGAHFGRLRPFWFATTRAEALVALEDFIQNRLPDFGRYQDAMVQGEAFLNHSILSMYLNIGLLNWREICEAAEAAYRTGAAPLNSVEGFIRQIIGWREYIRGIYFLEGPDYTSRNALGHSRSLPAFYWSGDTDMACLRDAILQTRDHAYSHHIQRLMVTGNFALLVGVDPKEVHEWYLAVYADAFEWVEAPNVIGMSQFADGGIVASKPYVSGGNYIHKMSNHCGRCAYKVKEKIGTQACPFNALYWHFLIRNEEKFAKNPRMAQMYRVWAKMDADTRAATLETAEANLARLDQL
- a CDS encoding glutamate--tRNA ligase, whose product is MTTVTRFAPSPTGYLHVGNLRTALFNHLIARRTGGKFILRLDDTDPERSKQEYADAIREDLEWLGLTWDQEERQSARLDRYEAAAQDLRDKGRFYEAFETPTELDLKRKKQLNMGQPPVYDRAALKLSETERDALRAERGMGVWRFLLDQERIEWTDGILGDLSIDAASLSDPVLIRQDGQFLYTLASVVDDTDMGITHVVRGSDHVTNTATQIQIMAALGFAAPNFAHHSLLTGPQGEALSKRLGTLALRDLRAAGVHPMALLSLMARLGSSQPVEIASSLDDLAAGFDLAHFGAAPTKFDVDDLYPLTARILAAQDLSVVADAVRAAGVPDDLAPLFWQVTRENITTLHDLAGWWQLCRDGAAPLVDAEDQAFITEALALLPEPPYGPEAWSNWTNAVKEATGRKGKSLFMPLRKAVTGRERGPEMADLLQLLQNKPTL
- a CDS encoding 2OG-Fe(II) oxygenase; this encodes MIDVYAAPAAFTEAECLRILDQIAATPTRDAKLVGQAQHHNVRRADLVWLDEVEGCEWVTERAIDLVRVANREMFDFDITDFSESPQVARYDSSREGHFDWHSDIGDGRLAARRKLTIVIQLDAGAGYQGGDLQIMPSNHTVTAARGRGDAVMFPSFMLHRVTPVTKGTRHSLTLWCHGPSFR